Below is a genomic region from Prolixibacteraceae bacterium.
CCAACTGGGGCAGACTGTAACTCTGCTGTCTTACGACTTCGTAGGTTCGAATCCTGCTCTCCCCACGTATGTTTCTCAATGTAGAAATATGAAAAGTAATTTTTTAACTGATTTTTTTTAGAATCTAATTTTTTATTGGAGTTATGGCTAAAGAACATTTTGATAGATCCAAAGACCATGTTAACATTGGTACTATTGGTCACGTAGACCACGGTAAAACTACTTTGACAGCTGCTATTACAAAAGTATTGGCAGACAAAGGTTTTTCAGAAGCTCGTGATTTCGATCAAATCGATAACGCACCTGAAGAAAAAGAACGTGGTATTACTATTAATACTGCTCACGTTGAGTATGAAACAGCAAATCGTCACTATGCTCACGTAGACTGTCCAGGTCACGCTGACTACGTTAAGAACATGGTTACTGGTGCTGCTCAAATGGATGGTGCTATTCTTGTATGTGCTGCAACTGATGGTCCTATGCCTCAGACACGTGAGCATATCCTACTAGCTAAGCAGGTAAACGTACCTAAAATCGTTGTTTTCTTGAACAAGGTTGATATGGTAGATGATGAGGAGCTTTTAGAGCTTGTAGAGATGGAAGTTACTGAACTTCTTGAATTCTACGATTTCGAAGGATCTCCAGTTGTTATGGGTTCAGCTCTTGGTGGATTGAACGGCGAGCAAGAGTGGGTAGACAAAATCATGGAATTGATGGATGCAGTTGATTCATGGATTCCACTTCCTCCACGTGATATGGATAAGCCATTCTTGATGCCAGTTGAGGATGTATTCTCTATTACTGGTCGTGGTACTGTAGCAACAGGACGTATCGAAACTGGTGTTATTCACACTGGTGATGAGATGGAAATTATTGGTCTTGGAGCTGAAGGTAAGAAAACTGTTTGTACTGGAGTTGAGATGTTCCGTAAGATTCTTGATGATGGACAAGCTGGTGATAACGTTGGTCTATTGATGCGTGGTGTTGATAAGAAAGAGATCAAGCGTGGTCAAATTCTTGCTAAGCCAGGTACAATTACTCCTCACACTAAGTTTAAGGCTGAGGTTTATGTACTTAAGAAAGAAGAAGGTGGACGTCACACTCCATTCCATAATAAATACCGTCCTCAGTTCTACCTACGTACTCTTGACGTAACAGG
It encodes:
- the tuf gene encoding elongation factor Tu → MAKEHFDRSKDHVNIGTIGHVDHGKTTLTAAITKVLADKGFSEARDFDQIDNAPEEKERGITINTAHVEYETANRHYAHVDCPGHADYVKNMVTGAAQMDGAILVCAATDGPMPQTREHILLAKQVNVPKIVVFLNKVDMVDDEELLELVEMEVTELLEFYDFEGSPVVMGSALGGLNGEQEWVDKIMELMDAVDSWIPLPPRDMDKPFLMPVEDVFSITGRGTVATGRIETGVIHTGDEMEIIGLGAEGKKTVCTGVEMFRKILDDGQAGDNVGLLMRGVDKKEIKRGQILAKPGTITPHTKFKAEVYVLKKEEGGRHTPFHNKYRPQFYLRTLDVTGEITLPEGTEMVMPGDNVTINVELIYPVALNQGLRFAIREGGRTVGAGQVTEIVE